One segment of Carya illinoinensis cultivar Pawnee chromosome 1, C.illinoinensisPawnee_v1, whole genome shotgun sequence DNA contains the following:
- the LOC122276533 gene encoding uncharacterized protein LOC122276533 isoform X2, with the protein MDTDAKLVNGYKSSTIGATDPAKVQDHRVNGEEDSESNSLLPPRRGGISRKSEKTRLKVQWNDKNGNKLAEVLEFYPSDASDSDDEDSDSCICTVM; encoded by the exons atggatACGGATGCTAAGCTTGTTAATGGATACAAAAGTAGCACTATAGGTGCCACAGACCCTGCAAAGGTTCAGGATCACCGTGTTAATGGAGAGGAGGATAGTGAGTCCAATTCGCTGTTGCCGCCTAGGCGAGGTGGGATATCGAGAAAGTCGGAGAAGACGCGGCTCAAGGTGCAGTGGAACGACAAGAACGGGAATAAGCTCGCAGAGGTTCTGGAGTTCTATCCGAG TGATGCAAGTGACTCTGACGATGAGGATTCAGATTCTTGCATCTGTACCGTAATGTAG
- the LOC122276533 gene encoding uncharacterized protein LOC122276533 isoform X1 yields the protein MDTDAKLVNGYKSSTIGATDPAKVQDHRVNGEEDSESNSLLPPRRGGISRKSEKTRLKVQWNDKNGNKLAEVLEFYPSAIPTSTHLQVERIGQRFKAAVLCLA from the exons atggatACGGATGCTAAGCTTGTTAATGGATACAAAAGTAGCACTATAGGTGCCACAGACCCTGCAAAGGTTCAGGATCACCGTGTTAATGGAGAGGAGGATAGTGAGTCCAATTCGCTGTTGCCGCCTAGGCGAGGTGGGATATCGAGAAAGTCGGAGAAGACGCGGCTCAAGGTGCAGTGGAACGACAAGAACGGGAATAAGCTCGCAGAGGTTCTGGAGTTCTATCCGAG TGCAATTCCGACATCCACTCATCTTCAAGTTGAAAGGATAGGCCAGAGGTTCAAAGCTGCAGTCTTGTGTTTAGCATGA
- the LOC122276525 gene encoding uncharacterized protein LOC122276525: MVCFLACFGFSNKRRRRKPSFNVISGDKKHGSYEPLDSSVSLNLDITEDPIGPCSEFRVRDKPKERPSLKVRKKVRFNLNVQTYEPVPTDYNLSESDEEQEKIKKWEETEEGGLLPMFSKVGRTEWTMGSYPTNYRYQNCSDSYDEENDFAYEEIDLDDDDDINDYDDIDDNSDGGDEECYGGNEILHERGQEEVSWQLESSYMESQKFVSSVQLTKDQSTNIMPTCASNVRELKPPGLHQNARDRSQYVHSVLNPIENITQWKAVKARAAAPERQRKENIESMKNPTLPFTLKPIVDPRSFSHPSQSNPLMQEIAVDASLSNWLPKSNRSEITTHCS; encoded by the exons ATGGTGTGTTTTCTTGCATGTTTTGGTTTCTCCAACAAACGAAGGCGGCGAAAACCTTCCTTTAATGTTATATCTGGAGACAAG AAGCATGGAAGTTATGAACCTTTGGATTCATCTGTGTCTCTAAATCTTGACATCACAGAAGACCCCATTGGCCCGTGTTCTGAGTTCAG AGTTAGAGACAAACCCAAGGAGCGGCCTAGCCTCAAAGTCAGAAAAAAGGTCAGATTTAATTTGAATGTCCAGACCTATGAGCCGGTTCCGACCGATTACAATCTTTCGGAGAGCGATGAGGAGcaagaaaagataaagaaatgGGAAGAAACAGAGGAAGGAGGCCTCCTCCCTATGTTTTCAAAGGTGGGTAGGACAGAATGGACAATGGGCTCGTACCCCACAAATTATAGGTACCAAAATTGCAGTGACAGCTACGATGAGGAAAACGACTTTGCTTACGAAGAAATTGAtctggatgatgatgatgatatcaATGATTACGATGACATTGACGACAACAGTGACGGCGGTGATGAAGAATGTTATGGAGGGAATGAAATTCTCCATGAACGAGGCCAAGAAGAGGTTTCTTGGCAGTTGGAGTCTTCATATATGGAATCACAAAAGTTTGTTTCTTCGGTTCAGTTGACAAAGGATCAAAGCACCAACATAATGCCCACTTGTGCATCAAACGTCAGAGAACTTAAGCCACCTGGGTTGCATCAAAATGCTCGAGATAGAAGCCAGTATGTGCATTCTGTGCTAAACCCAATAGAAAACATCACCCAATGGAAAGCAGTCAAAGCGAGAGCAGCAGCACCTGAGCGCCAGAGGAAGGAGAACATAGAATCAATGAAAAACCCAACTCTACCGTTTACTTTGAAGCCAATCGTAGATCCAAGGTCTTTCTCCCATCCAAGCCAGTCCAATCCTCTAATGCAAGAAATTGCCGTTGATGCCAGCCTTTCAAACTGGTTACCGAAGTCAAATAGATCTGAGATCACAACCCATTGCTCTTGA